DNA sequence from the Portunus trituberculatus isolate SZX2019 chromosome 49, ASM1759143v1, whole genome shotgun sequence genome:
AAAGTATACAGGAGATCTTtgagtatatatacatacacatacacatacacacacacacacacacacacacacacacacacacacatatatatatatatatatatatatatatatatatatatatatatatatatatatatatatatatatatatatatatatatatatatatatatacacatacatacatatacatacatatatacacatacatacacatatacatatacacatatgtatacatagatagatagatagatagataattgttGTATATATTATACGTATTTAcatgtttagtattttcctaaGCAATaatttgtttcacttttttatttctttgcagCAGTTCTGTGACTATTCCATTATTGAACATCCATattatttgttgtgttgtggacGTAATATTGTCATTTCTGGCGTATGCCAGCTCGGGGCACTGGAGGACGTAGTGGACGAGTGTGTGGGCGTCAGGCTCTCTACACAAACGACACTCCCTGGCTGAggcctcacaccacacacctaatTCCCAGTAATATTTGTATCCGAGTCGCAGTCTCGTGCACACGCTGTCTTTCCAGCTGACTCGATACTTTCCATAAGTGAAGTTGGTAGCACTCATAACATCTAAATAATGATTAAGAGATTCACTTCTTTCACATTTATTCACTATTTCACTTTGTTCTTGTTCAACATATTTAGATTTTATTTTGCTGGAGATTTGTGCCAGAGTTGTTTTGCAGATTATTTCAATTTAATCTTTTTCCACTCCTTCTTTGGCGAGTTGGTCTGCTCTCTCATTCCCACATATTCCAACATGGGATGGCAACCATATGAATTTTATGTATCTCTCTCCAATATTTGAAATAGTAAACCTACACTCACTCACGACGTCTGCGTGTACTGGGTGTTTACTCGTCAGTGCTCCGAGTGCCCCTCTGCTGTCACTAAAAAAGCACACGTCTCCCCAATGTTTTGAAGGAGGTCAAGTCCACACTTTATGGCACACAGTTCAGCCTGTGTGGAAGAAATGTGGTCACTTAATCTATACGAGTACCCCTCGTCAACCTGGGTCCTGTTTTCTGTCACTCGCCTCAAAAACACTCCACAACCAGCTCTACCGTCTTCCCTCACTGATCCATCACAGAACACTTGCATtgcatttttcacttttcatatCCTCTATTTCTTGCTCAAAGAGTCCTCTTAGTTCCCCAGGAAAATACTGCATCTTCTTATACTTAAGCTGCTTTATACATATGTCTGGGATTTTAGCTTCCCAtggctttactttttttattgtgtattgCTCTATATCATTGTTGGGTATGTCATACACATCAAAATTGTACGCCAGCCTCGCTACAATATCTCGTTTATGACTCAGGGAGACTCCACTActccttatattttttattctctcgtttttttcaccttttactTCTTAAATGTCTAACACTAGATGTAACACTAATTTCAGTGATTCTATTCTTTAGTGATGGCAGGTTTAGTTCCTACCTCAtagcacttgtgtgtgtgtttttaggacattttaataTAAACCTCATAGCCTGGTTTTGAATTTTCTCAAGTTTTTCAAGTCTCCCGTCACCGTAGCACGAGAGTGCGGGGCTGGCATACTCAAAGAGAGACCTCACTGTGCTGATATACAATGTTCTCAGGACTGGCACGCCAACGCCTCTGCCATGCCAGGCTAGGACCTTCAAGGCCCTTAGTCTTGCACAACACTGTGTCTTAAGGTAATTGATTTCTGCCTCCTTACTCTCAGCAGTGTAACCAATATACACGCCTAGATATTTATAAGAGGTGACTCTCTCAATGCTTTGGTTGTTTATGTGAAGCTCCTGTCTCGTCTTGGCTCGACACATAAATTTTGTCTTACGTTCATTGATAATAAGGCCCAGTCTTTGTGACAAGGGGGTAAATCTCGAGATTGCCTCATGCATTGCTTTCATAGATTTGCTCTGTATTAGAATATCATCAGCATAGCAGGTGATATTAACTCCCCGTCCAAAGTTTTCTTTTACAACTCTATTCATAAGAACATTAAAGAGTGCCGGACTAAGAACCCCCTTGAAGGGTGCCAAGCTCCATGCATTTTTCATTGGAGATGGCTCCCTGAAAAAACTCTCTTGCTTTTCTGTCATACAGATAGTCGCCGACCCAATGTAGTAATTTACCGTTGACACCCATGTTTGCCAGTTTAAATAGTATTATATCATCATTAGCCCTATCAAACGCCCCCTTTAGGTCAATGAAGGTCCTGCAGTAGTCATACTCATTAGTCAGACAGTTAGTGAAAGCTCCTGATGTGTCTTTCCCCTTCATAAAACCACAGAGTGACTCATGCAGTTGGTCTTCGATAACATAGTTAAGTCTCTCTAGTAGGATTCTCTCCATCATTTTGCTGCAACAAGACGTAAGAGATATGGGTCTCACATCATTGTCGCTCTTGGGTATTGGAattattatggagttttcatgtatacatacatttagcatacacatgtacatatacatgtatacatacacaaccacatatatgtatacatacacataaacacataaatatacatgtgcacacacacaaaaaaaaaaaaaaaaagataggagtcctgaagaaaaaagaaaatttagtaagagaaagaaaaaaaatgttagatatagaccaagaagggaaaaggaagaaatgaaatcagtaaaagacctactaaaacatctaaatgacgaggatagacagaacttagaagaggaaatagagtaaATCCATAGAAtgagaccatatcaagaaggaacagtgagaccaattaagatattactaaaatcacaagcagcaacagaagaagtactatatagaaaaacaaaactcagagaaacagaaggttgcaaagatatatatatatatatatatatatatatatatatatatatatatatatatatatatatatatatatatatatatatatatatatatatatatatatatatatatatatatatatatatatatatatatatatatatatatatatatatatatatatatatatatatatatatatatatatatatatatatatatatatatatataaagaaaaatagaaacgaggaggaaaggaagagacacaatgaactggtggcagaagcaagagaaaaaataatgaaaggtcagaggaggagaagaaggcattttttggagaattataggagacaggataaggaaatggtatataaaagagaaggaagagaaaaaatggagcaagtttaactaaaaatgataagaacaagagattaaaaatgatgtatacaaacatagatgggattttatctagtaaattagaattaagagattacataaagaaagaagaaccagatattgtatgcctggtggaaacaaagttaaatgaggcaataaaaatagacatagataaaaggtataatatatggaggagagacagagtgggtaaaggaggaggaggagtcatgatgatgttaaggaaggagatagtggtaaatcaagtggagtttgggaaggaaaatcagaaatactgtatattaagatacatattaataaaaaggagttaacaatcattggaacatatgtgccaccaaaacaaattcatggactaatcaagaatataaagacatgatagatgacacaataaggagtcttacaagaatcattaaagaaaggagaaaagtgatattagtaggagatttcaactgtaaggaggtggactgggaaaattatgaaagtggtatgggggaagaagcctggggagatagattcctgaacctaatgatagataatttgatggtccaaagagtaaaggaaaacacaagattcagaggaaacgatgagccggcgagattggacctagtttttacaagggatatacaaattaacgatgatataagatataagtgcccattgggaaagagtgaccatgtaatattagaaatggatatagaagaaggaaaggaagatagagatgaatcatacaaaggagaccgattaaattacagaaaggctgatattgagaacctcaagagctattttaaaaacgtaaactgggaggagatggaaaactcagaacggttcaagagaaatataacttatttttggaaatatacaaaacaggagtcaggaatatgtcccaaaatatagacctaaagaagaaggaaagaaagattggtttaatgcaaggtgtgctagggcaaaggagaaacgagatggagcatggaaaaggtggagaagaaacagaaatccagaaaataaggaaaacttcaaaacagcaagaaatgaatatgctaaggtgagaaaggaagaagaaaggaactatgaaaaggacattgtcgaaaaatgtaaggaacaaccaaaattgttctacagattcataaatggaaaaataagacaaaaagaaacaatagaaaggttaaaaggagagaacggaatggtggaagacccaaaaagtatggcagaactgttaaatagtaaatttcaggaggtctttactaaggaatccaaatttgaaagaccacagggtaatagagagactgtccatatgaaagagattaaagtaaccaagcttgaaataaaaaagttgatgacggaactagatgaggaaaaggcaatgggaccggatgaagtctcaggcagaatactgaaagaatgtagggaagaactagcaagtcctatatacaacatcataaaatgctcaatagaaaatggaacagtactagtagaatggaaaagagctgaggtggttcccatatataagagtggaaggaagaacctttaaattacagactggtatcactatctagtgtaatatgcaagatgtgtgaaagagtaataatggAACAATgaattgagtttcttgaagacaacaaattattatcaattagccaatttggttttagaaaaggtcggtcgtgtgtaacaaatttattgagtttctactctagaatagttgacagggtacaagagagagagggatggattgactgtatttatttagatttgaaAAAAAGACGTTtgatgaaagattactatggaagttagaggagaagggtggcttaaaaggaagcacatcgagatggatggaaaattacttgaggggaagagaaataaggacgatagttaaagatatgaagtccaagtggagaacagtagacagcggagtgccacaggggtcagtattggcgccaatacttttctcatatatataaacgacatgccagagggagtgaacagctacataaatctgtttgcggacgatgcgaaactgtgcagagtcattaaacaaaaagaggattgtgaaatactacaggaagacttaaacaagatctggaaatggagtaaaaaatgggagatggaattcaatgtggacaaaagccatgtcatggaaatgggaaaaagtgaaagacgaccagtgggaatctataagatgggagatggagtagaactagaaaaagtaaaaaaggaaaaggacttgggagtgacaatggaagaaaacaatcaaccggtaagccatattgatagaattttcagagagacatataatttgctaaggaatattggattagcatttcactacatggacaaagaaatgatgaagaaattgataagtactaaaataagacccagattggaatatgcaggagttgtgtggaccccccataaggaaattggagagactacaaaaaatggctacaagaatggttccagaatttaaagggatgacatatgaggagagactaaaagctatggatctactaaccctggaacagaaaagagagataggggatctgatacaagtttataaattgatcaacggaccGGATcaaatggataatgagaaactaatcctgagagaagaatatgacattaaaagcacaagatcggattgtaagaaactgaggaagggaagatgtctgagagatgttagaaaatatagtttcccacaacgATGacttgagacttggaacagtttgagtgaggaagtggtgtcagcaaagagtgtacatagttttgaaaaaaaattggataagtgtagatatggagacggggccacacgagcataaaccaAATAACTAATGATAACATATGCGCACATACACAAATAATAACATAtggacatatacatatatacatatacacacatgcatatcTACACACATGTACATAAAATGcatacatgcacatacacatatGCATACATACGCATAcgcacaaatatatatatatatatatatatatatatatatatatatatatatatatatatatatatatatatatatatataaatatatatacacacaaaaatgtacaacatacatacacacacacatacatatacatacacgcacacacacacatacacacacgcgcgcgcacacacacacacacacacacacacacacacacacacacacacacacacacacacacacacatatatatatatatatatatatatatatatatatatatatatatatatatatatatatatatatatatatatatatatatatatatatatatatacaaatgtatatacacacaaaaacaacaacatatacatacacacacatacatatacatacacgatacacacacacataacacacacacacacacacacacacacacacacacacacacacacacacacacacactatatatatatatatatatgatatatatatatatatatatatatatatatatatatatatgatatatatatatatatatatataataataataataataataataataataataataatatcaaataattagtaataataataataataatattataataattataataataataataataataataataataataataataataataataataataataataataataataataataataataataagagagagagaataatagagagagagagagagagagagagagagagagagagagagagagagagagagagagagagagagagagagagagagagagaggggagcaggagcagcagcagcaacggcagcagcagcaggctgtACACAACTAGACTGTTTATATCTATTGCAGGAGGCAGAGTGCTGGAAAGCATCAGACGTGCATGATGTATACCGGAACTGAAACCAACTAAACCAGCAACAGTACtgggtccatattcagaaacgctctccGCTCTCACCATAATTATTTCTCAATccagagagatgattagcgggtttttcaagagtgtgtctccagttaacaatgtaaaaatcgtgtaaacttaaataaaggcttttaaagtagtggaggtgaagcatagaagtgtttgagaatacgagccctgGTTCCTTAATATGAagtcgctaccaccaccaccaccgctgggTGCGGGCCGTTCCCCGTGAAGGAAGACAACCATGCAGCTCCGGGAGTGACTACACCACCAAACACGAGTGTATTCCTCGGGCCGTGAGTCATTTCCTccatacacacaaaacacatattAAGGGAGCAGTACGCCTCATCCTGATATCCCAGAGCGCCCAGCCTGACTTGGAGTAACAAATACAGTTTTATAATAGTGACTTCAGCCTTTCACAAAAGTTACCTGTCATCAAATAATTGTAAGCGAAGTCGTCATTTTATGGCATGTATATGCCAATATACGTGTATGTAACTCTCTATACAAAATAAGCTATGAATTACAAATAGTTACGTCGTGGTCCGTAGTGCCTAGT
Encoded proteins:
- the LOC123499295 gene encoding uncharacterized protein LOC123499295, with the protein product MMERILLERLNYVIEDQLHESLCGFMKGKDTSGAFTNCLTNEYDYCRTFIDLKGAFDRANDDIILFKLANMGVNGKLLHWVGDYLYDRKAREFFQGAISNEKCMELGTLQGGS